A genomic window from Desulfatibacillum aliphaticivorans DSM 15576 includes:
- a CDS encoding two-component system sensor histidine kinase NtrB — protein MSTARVTFQERRGPGPASEHELRPRLQWLMLLRVVFTTLLLGATIVAQWQDPPLDATPPLLVLYGIIAGTYLLTFFYALLFSTIPLQVFSYVQLALDTVLVTLVIYVTGGYSSVFSFLYLVIIIYSSLFLQRNGTVIIAALCSIQYGLLIDLEYFGLLEAFDKGAGISTGEVPWNQIVFKIMMTTVACFLVAGLSSLLSEQEYKTRQELRSVRQHMQRVEKMAAVGEMAARLTHEIKNPLAALVGSVRLLHDDLVLEPANDKLMRIILREADRLGDLVNEFLQFARPVAKNPTPICLANHLNEIVELFRRDRMAADRLTIHVQLDPSHWIAMDASHLRQVIWNFLLNSAQAIESEGHVTIITEAVDNETIAIRVKDDGSGIDENTIKSLFEPFFTTKSQGSGLGLCVVYRILEAYGFLLDVDSVPEKGSTFSVMARRAAPPVSAPD, from the coding sequence TTGTCAACCGCACGGGTAACATTTCAGGAAAGAAGAGGGCCGGGGCCTGCCTCCGAACACGAGTTAAGGCCTCGGCTCCAATGGCTCATGCTCCTAAGGGTGGTTTTCACCACCCTTCTTTTGGGAGCGACCATCGTGGCCCAGTGGCAGGACCCGCCCCTGGACGCCACCCCGCCCCTGCTGGTTTTGTATGGCATCATAGCAGGCACCTATCTTCTGACCTTTTTTTACGCCCTGCTGTTTTCCACCATCCCCCTCCAGGTCTTCTCCTACGTGCAATTGGCGCTGGACACCGTGCTGGTAACCCTCGTTATTTACGTAACCGGCGGCTATTCCAGCGTTTTCTCCTTTTTGTATCTGGTAATTATCATATACTCCAGCCTCTTTCTCCAGCGAAACGGAACCGTTATCATTGCGGCCCTGTGCAGCATCCAATACGGCCTGTTGATCGATTTGGAGTATTTCGGGCTTTTGGAAGCCTTTGACAAAGGCGCAGGCATCTCCACGGGCGAGGTCCCCTGGAATCAGATCGTCTTCAAAATCATGATGACCACCGTAGCCTGCTTTTTGGTGGCCGGCCTCAGCAGCCTGCTCTCCGAACAGGAATACAAAACCCGGCAGGAACTGCGCTCCGTCCGCCAGCATATGCAGCGGGTGGAAAAAATGGCCGCTGTCGGCGAAATGGCGGCCCGCCTGACCCACGAAATCAAAAACCCCCTTGCCGCCCTTGTGGGGTCGGTGCGATTGCTCCACGACGACCTGGTCCTGGAGCCGGCCAACGACAAGCTCATGCGCATCATCTTGAGAGAGGCCGACCGCCTGGGGGACTTGGTCAACGAGTTCCTGCAATTCGCCAGGCCCGTGGCTAAAAACCCAACCCCCATCTGCCTGGCCAATCATTTGAACGAAATTGTGGAGCTTTTTCGCCGGGACCGCATGGCCGCGGACAGGCTGACCATCCACGTCCAACTGGACCCATCCCACTGGATCGCCATGGACGCCTCCCATTTAAGGCAGGTGATCTGGAACTTCCTTTTAAATTCGGCCCAGGCCATTGAAAGCGAAGGCCATGTGACCATTATCACCGAGGCCGTCGATAATGAGACCATAGCAATTCGGGTTAAAGACGACGGCTCGGGCATTGATGAAAATACCATAAAATCGCTTTTCGAGCCCTTTTTCACCACCAAATCCCAGGGCAGCGGTTTGGGCTTGTGCGTTGTATACCGGATTCTGGAGGCCTATGGTTTTCTATTGGACGTGGATAGCGTGCCAGAAAAAGGCAGCACCTTTTCCGTCATGGCCCGCCGGGCCGCCCCCCCTGTCTCGGCCCCGGATTGA
- the lysS gene encoding lysine--tRNA ligase, with protein MKKTELDIRREKMEALREEGIEPYPSGYVVENTISEILAVTEEAPDSLTDEGPVFGVAGRLMAINKFGKSAFVRFKDRTGQMQAYIRKDQVDEQAFKVFKALHVGDFVGLKGTIFKTKTGEWTLAARELTLLCKSLRPLPEKYNKLKDPEKRYRQRYLDLIMNEETRETFIRRSKIVRAMRRFFDQRDFLEVETPMMQPIPGGAEACPFVTHHNALDMALYLRIAPELYLKRLVVGGLERVYEINRNFRNEGVSTRHNPEFTMLEFYWAYATYHDLMELTEEMFQHVAKEVLGSTTFMYQGQEISFEGPWKRISMFNALQTIGGADKEVLEDRDKLIAFAESKNVPIDKKARTGKIMTKLFDALVEPELVQPTFIHSYPVEVSPLSRRSQKEPDLTERFELFIAGKEIANGFSELNDPNDQRGRFLQQVADKEAGDEEAHWMDEDYVEALEYGMPPTAGQGVGIDRLAMLLTDAASIREVILFPHMRHAASLKTGDEAPNKKEG; from the coding sequence GTGAAAAAAACGGAACTGGACATACGCCGGGAGAAAATGGAAGCCCTTCGCGAAGAAGGCATAGAGCCGTATCCCAGCGGATATGTCGTGGAAAACACCATATCGGAAATATTGGCCGTAACCGAAGAAGCCCCCGACAGCCTGACGGACGAAGGCCCTGTGTTCGGCGTTGCAGGCAGGCTCATGGCCATCAATAAGTTTGGAAAGTCGGCCTTTGTGCGGTTCAAGGACAGGACCGGCCAGATGCAGGCTTACATCCGCAAGGACCAGGTTGACGAGCAGGCTTTTAAAGTTTTCAAAGCCCTGCATGTGGGCGACTTTGTGGGCCTAAAGGGAACCATCTTCAAGACCAAGACCGGCGAATGGACCCTGGCGGCTCGGGAGCTGACGCTCCTTTGCAAGTCCCTCAGGCCTTTGCCGGAAAAATACAACAAGCTGAAAGATCCGGAAAAGCGCTATCGTCAGCGCTACCTGGACCTGATCATGAACGAGGAAACCCGGGAGACGTTCATACGCCGCAGCAAAATCGTCCGGGCCATGCGCAGATTCTTTGATCAACGGGATTTCCTGGAAGTGGAAACCCCCATGATGCAGCCCATTCCCGGCGGCGCCGAGGCGTGCCCCTTTGTGACCCACCACAACGCCCTGGACATGGCCCTGTATCTGCGAATCGCCCCGGAGCTTTACCTGAAGCGCCTGGTGGTCGGCGGCCTGGAACGGGTGTATGAAATCAACCGCAACTTTCGTAACGAAGGGGTGTCCACGCGGCACAACCCCGAGTTCACCATGCTGGAGTTTTACTGGGCTTACGCCACATACCACGACCTTATGGAGCTGACCGAAGAGATGTTCCAGCACGTGGCCAAAGAGGTTCTCGGCTCCACGACCTTTATGTACCAGGGCCAGGAAATCAGCTTTGAAGGCCCCTGGAAGCGCATCTCCATGTTCAACGCCCTGCAAACCATCGGCGGAGCGGACAAGGAAGTCCTGGAAGACCGGGACAAGCTCATCGCCTTTGCGGAATCCAAAAACGTGCCCATTGATAAAAAAGCGCGCACGGGAAAAATCATGACCAAGCTCTTTGACGCCTTGGTGGAGCCGGAGTTGGTCCAGCCCACCTTCATCCACAGCTATCCTGTGGAAGTGTCGCCGCTTTCACGCAGAAGCCAGAAAGAGCCGGATCTTACCGAGCGCTTTGAACTGTTCATAGCAGGCAAGGAAATCGCCAACGGCTTTTCCGAATTGAACGATCCCAACGACCAGAGGGGCCGCTTTTTGCAGCAGGTGGCGGATAAGGAAGCCGGGGATGAAGAAGCCCATTGGATGGACGAAGACTATGTGGAGGCTCTGGAATACGGCATGCCTCCCACCGCGGGCCAGGGCGTGGGCATTGACCGCCTTGCCATGCTGCTGACTGACGCCGCGTCCATCAGGGAGGTGATTCTCTTCCCGCACATGCGCCATGCCGCTTCCCTGAAGACCGGGGACGAGGCGCCGAATAAAAAGGAAGGATGA